The following proteins are encoded in a genomic region of Candidatus Methylomirabilota bacterium:
- a CDS encoding response regulator, producing MATPAAAPRETILVVDDDPEVLALAADLLGVAGYKVMSTGDPCEALRFARTRSEPIHLLLTDVLMPFMSGSKLAEELRSIHPEVKVLFMSGH from the coding sequence ATGGCGACTCCCGCAGCGGCGCCGAGGGAAACTATCCTGGTGGTAGACGACGACCCGGAGGTGCTGGCCTTGGCAGCAGACCTCCTGGGGGTGGCGGGATACAAGGTTATGAGCACGGGCGATCCTTGCGAGGCCCTCCGGTTCGCACGGACGCGCTCCGAGCCCATCCATCTGCTCCTGACAGATGTCCTGATGCCGTTCATGAGCGGCAGCAAGCTCGCCGAAGAGCTCCGGTCCATTCATCCCGAGGTAAAGGTCCTCTTCATGTCGGGGCAC
- a CDS encoding ABC transporter substrate-binding protein, with amino-acid sequence MHRRAFLGSVVGGLLAAPLVIEAQQTRPLRIGWLSMAPHPFISSFRAGLRDLRYVEGQSVVIDERYAEGQPDRLPGLVRELIAHRVDVFVTSGSAPALAAKETTTTVPIVSITSNHVGVGLVRSLAHPGGNVTGLELLSADLSVKWLELLKTTVPNLARVGVLVDTPGRSTQFERMNTVASSLGLKLVRLGARDAAGIDAAFTQAVRERVGGLIPVSSPVFAAHKRDIVSLAAKHRLPAMYEHRDFVDSGGLMSYGPNLDDIFRRAAVYVDKILKGAKPADLPVEQPTKFELVINRKTAKALGLTIPQSVLGRADEVIQ; translated from the coding sequence ATGCATCGGCGGGCGTTTCTCGGCTCGGTAGTTGGCGGCCTTCTCGCCGCGCCGCTTGTGATCGAGGCACAGCAAACGCGGCCGCTTCGCATTGGCTGGCTGTCGATGGCACCGCATCCGTTTATCAGCTCTTTCCGAGCGGGGCTCCGGGATCTCCGTTATGTAGAGGGTCAGAGCGTGGTAATTGACGAGCGGTACGCTGAGGGTCAACCCGATCGTTTGCCCGGGCTGGTGCGGGAACTGATCGCACACCGGGTCGATGTGTTCGTCACTTCGGGCTCTGCACCCGCGCTAGCCGCAAAGGAAACCACCACCACAGTACCTATTGTGTCGATCACCTCGAATCACGTCGGCGTGGGGTTGGTCCGTAGCCTCGCGCATCCGGGCGGCAACGTTACGGGCCTTGAACTTCTCTCTGCCGATCTCAGCGTGAAATGGCTAGAACTCCTGAAAACCACCGTCCCGAACCTGGCGCGCGTGGGCGTCCTCGTGGACACCCCAGGGCGCAGCACTCAGTTCGAGCGAATGAACACCGTCGCGTCGTCGCTCGGTCTCAAGCTCGTTCGCCTGGGAGCCCGGGATGCCGCCGGCATCGACGCCGCCTTCACTCAGGCGGTCCGCGAGCGAGTCGGAGGACTCATCCCTGTTTCGTCCCCAGTGTTCGCGGCCCACAAGCGGGACATTGTCTCGCTCGCAGCTAAGCACCGGCTACCCGCTATGTACGAGCACCGAGACTTCGTGGATTCCGGCGGCCTGATGTCCTACGGCCCGAACCTCGACGACATTTTCCGACGCGCGGCCGTCTACGTCGACAAGATCCTCAAGGGCGCCAAGCCAGCGGACCTGCCCGTGGAGCAGCCCACAAAGTTCGAGCTTGTCATCAACCGCAAGACGGCCAAGGCGCTCGGCCTGACGATCCCGCAGTCGGTGCTGGGGCGGGCGGATGAGGTCATCCAATAA